In Bactrocera neohumeralis isolate Rockhampton chromosome 5, APGP_CSIRO_Bneo_wtdbg2-racon-allhic-juicebox.fasta_v2, whole genome shotgun sequence, the genomic window TCaagtattaatattttgtgaatatataataatattgcaACTGAACAAATATACTCCAACTActctaattgaaaataatatttaatgtttatataaatacagcATTACATTATtagtaaaatttacttttaaataacaCAAACCAATAGCAGTTACATTatttcagtaaatatttttatttttttttaatttaataatcgcTTACAAACTAACAACTAATAgacaaattatgttttttattaataaggttttaacagcttctttatatggcaGTAGCAATTTTATACTAGCAAGAACCAGCAGGTCTATCTGCTTCTTCCGCTCTCTTCTGCTGTTTTTTTGAGTTAAGAACGTTTTTTGTTTCGCAGAAACTGGCTAGTTAGTGATAGTTAGCAGTTAAGAAACAAACCTATAAAAACGAAACTAAACGGCTGATTTTggcattttaatacaatttgtaGTCCATATAGAGTagaaaagtaacaaatatttatattctctGATCCTCTTTGAACCATGATTCAATTATATACAGATTGTATTACTACAgagcaaaaagtttttttttttttgatttacaaTCTATTCGTATACagttattactaaaaaaaaaaaacatatttttcttggTTGGAAtgtgtaaacaatttttaatcataaataACAGCTGGTCATGACAGCATGTGTTAAAAATGCTTTGACACAACTTTATGTAACTCCGTGGGttcatataaagtaaaaaagtatacaaattaaCAAGATGTTTATATGTACTGATGCTCTGAACGCGATGTGAATAGTGGTTCTTACTCATTAACGCGATTTTTTTTGCCTCAGGTTCTAACCGCTTTAATAATAAGCCATATAATGAATGCTTACAATTCTAAATTAATAAACTAAACAACTTAAATTGCATTGCATCAGTGGGACATGATGCTTGTCTAAACGCGCTGCGCATTAGCACTTGTGCTAGCATAGTGATTTTCATTGCATTCTAAAAGCAGTTGATAACTACGCGAAAAATGCGTCTGCGCAGCAGCTGTTTGTCGGggattttgttgctgttgagcGCTTTCCTTCAAAGCTGGAAATAAATCGTTTTATTATATGCTTGTCTTTTTAATTTGCATGTATTGTTTACCGCTTTTCAACTTTCCATTAACGCGCATAAAATTTGGTGTGAAGTAAGCTGCGCTGGATTCTTTTATGTTtgaccagttttcatatttGGTTACTGGAGAGCGTCCCAGCAACGATTTGTGTGTTTTATACATATCTGCACTCTCTATCAAACGGCGCGAAGGAAGATATCTTCTCTGACCACGTCTGAAAGTGGACGATGTTACCATATTACTGGAAGGTGAGCGTATATCATTCGGCGTTAATGCATTTTTGCAAATAGTATTGGTTTGTGCGTCAACAGTTGCGTTTTCGATTACGCTGTCATGACTGCGTTTACGACTGTGAGTTCGCTTTACTTTGCTGGCAGTGTCTggcataataaaaatcaaataaaaaataaaaatcaaataaaaataaaaataatataaaaataaaaaaaataaaaaaaatataaacagagaaaaagaaaaaaaaaacaaaattaaaggaataagtaaaatatataaaaataaataataacattattattatacttattaTCTATAACTGCAAATTTAGTGGTGTTCTTACCAGTTTCAGGGCAGTCTGTTTCAGTATTAGCTGGAGTTTGATGTTCAATGGTACTACCAAAGTACATAGAAGATTTGTATGAATCCTGTGAACTGGTGATACTGTTGATTGTTGATTCTGAGTCCTGTGCCTCTTCGCCTATTTCTTTAATTGTATCAATTACATTTACAAAACTCATTCGTCGGCGCGTGCGTTTCGCGATGCAGCTTGTGTTTAATGGATCCGATTTTACTTCAATCTCGTCCACATTTTCAGCATTGTTGTTTTCGGTTTGTGTATGTTTAGTTTGCGGATTGGACTTTACTTCATTTAACAGTTGATAGAAGTAAGTCATTAAACGATTACCATGATTCTCACCATTTCCAATCTGCTGACCATTTTCGTCGTCCAAGTCTTTATAACATTCAGACTCAAAGAAGGTACTGCCTTGGCTCGGTTGGTATGTGTTGTGTGAGCTTAAAGAAATGTGTTCATAGGTATCATTATCTTCACAAACATTTTTCTCTTCTGATTTAACttctatttttttcatagatCGACGACGGGTGCGATTCGCTATACAGCTTATATCTAAAGGACTTGCTATTTTCTCATTCGTTAGTTCTGTGCTACACACATGGTTCTTCGTATTATCGTCAGCTGCGTCATTACCGTCATCATACTCAAATACTTGACAACATTCGGAGGACTTATATGAGGCTGTGGATTTATTATCCTCATCTACTTGACCCTCTAACGTGGGTAGATACGTCGCAACAGATTTCCGTCGTGTACGTTGTGCAAcacatgaaatatttaaagcatAATTTTCTTCGCTGTCCTGGCTTTCTGCACTATTTATGGCTGCGTCGACAATTGTTGCATTAACATCAAGCactaaaaaattacatttatttttttttatacgctaatagaaataattaaaattacctTTCTGTTCGACTGCGTTCTGCATATTAATGACATTTTCTTGCTCTTCAACAGCATTCACTTGTCTTTCATCATCGCTGCACAAATAAGCAAGTTGCATTTGGCATTCAATCGTAGTGTCATCAGAGTAATTCAAACTGTCACCTAGTTCCATTATTTgtgttgtattttcattttcaatatatgGTCGTTGAATTATTTCATTGTCAACTTCTTCCTCACTAATAATGCCACACACATCTATATCTGAATTTTCATCTTCAATTATATCTGCATCATCAGCATTCGCTAGTTCTATAAACTGTTGCTGTGCCTCCATAGTCTCAAGGCCACTGTTAGCATGCAGTATACTTTTACAATTGTCACATTCAAATGTGTGGCTGCGTTGTGGCGTGCAATGAAGGTGCATTGCTACAGAACCGCATGTTACACAATAGATGAATGGATTATTTGTGGTTTGCGCTTGAGTGCGTCCCTTTCT contains:
- the LOC126760462 gene encoding uncharacterized protein LOC126760462 yields the protein MKCELCGSSRRDSIKYGEFLKKKGKGVHTNCLYLSSAITQNGKDDEGILGFLPKDIAAEKKRVSTVRCCYCGEVMANIGCCERRCHLNFHMICGIENGAMNQFIHSFRSFCHRHVRKVNYRPKKDDECCICFEKIFNESTRFSAVNMIRAPCCRNGWFHKYCLQQFAKNAGYFFKCPLCNDNTNFKQNMSLSGIFVQNKDAEWEMVPNAYAELLERPSVCAAETCHNRKGRTQAQTTNNPFIYCVTCGSVAMHLHCTPQRSHTFECDNCKSILHANSGLETMEAQQQFIELANADDADIIEDENSDIDVCGIISEEEVDNEIIQRPYIENENTTQIMELGDSLNYSDDTTIECQMQLAYLCSDDERQVNAVEEQENVINMQNAVEQKVLDVNATIVDAAINSAESQDSEENYALNISCVAQRTRRKSVATYLPTLEGQVDEDNKSTASYKSSECCQVFEYDDGNDAADDNTKNHVCSTELTNEKIASPLDISCIANRTRRRSMKKIEVKSEEKNVCEDNDTYEHISLSSHNTYQPSQGSTFFESECYKDLDDENGQQIGNGENHGNRLMTYFYQLLNEVKSNPQTKHTQTENNNAENVDEIEVKSDPLNTSCIAKRTRRRMSFVNVIDTIKEIGEEAQDSESTINSITSSQDSYKSSMYFGSTIEHQTPANTETDCPETDTASKVKRTHSRKRSHDSVIENATVDAQTNTICKNALTPNDIRSPSSNMVTSSTFRRGQRRYLPSRRLIESADMYKTHKSLLGRSPVTKYENWSNIKESSAAYFTPNFMRVNGKLKSALKESAQQQQNPRQTAAAQTHFSRSYQLLLECNENHYASTSANAQRV